One window of Polyangiaceae bacterium genomic DNA carries:
- a CDS encoding DUF4261 domain-containing protein, with amino-acid sequence MLSNMGNPLVLCIPGPWADRGEFLAAVARHEPPARFLFAGQVLSDTNTQERVEVDFQDPDPHLEEAFGIAGQGHLEPSLLSDVARHKSVAYLIFPLDFPMERDRIHRFTALLRDIGGIAVKVESSGIAHSWPQWFELIAGTRLDQYSACVTLIGGQSYYYSCGMHHFGMPDTAVSRSVRDTEAAYTLNVFNMYLLEEAPKLEDGHTFSIAQDAPKFRLRHTPDERHPQDDLFHNPNGLWCLDLLAN; translated from the coding sequence ATGCTCTCGAACATGGGCAACCCTTTGGTGTTGTGCATCCCGGGGCCTTGGGCAGACCGCGGTGAGTTCCTGGCGGCAGTAGCCCGTCACGAACCACCGGCGCGTTTCTTGTTCGCGGGTCAGGTGCTTTCTGACACCAACACCCAGGAGCGGGTAGAGGTCGACTTCCAGGACCCAGATCCTCACCTCGAGGAGGCGTTTGGCATCGCCGGCCAGGGTCACCTGGAACCATCGCTGCTCAGCGACGTCGCCAGGCACAAAAGCGTCGCCTATCTGATTTTCCCCTTGGATTTTCCAATGGAGCGCGACCGCATTCACCGCTTCACAGCGCTCCTACGCGACATCGGAGGCATCGCCGTCAAGGTGGAGTCGAGCGGGATCGCTCACAGCTGGCCTCAGTGGTTCGAGCTCATCGCTGGCACTCGCCTCGACCAATACTCCGCCTGCGTCACGTTGATCGGCGGGCAGAGCTACTACTACTCCTGCGGGATGCACCACTTCGGTATGCCGGACACCGCCGTGTCTCGTTCAGTTCGAGACACCGAGGCCGCGTACACCCTCAACGTCTTCAACATGTATCTCCTCGAGGAAGCACCCAAGCTCGAGGACGGACACACCTTCAGCATCGCCCAGGACGCACCCAAGTTCCGCCTACGCCACACCCCGGACGAGCGTCACCCCCAAGACGACCTCTTCCACAACCCGAACGGCTTGTGGTGCCTCGACCTGTTGGCGAACTAA
- a CDS encoding AraC family transcriptional regulator, with amino-acid sequence MSAAVGALIVQSAAAFGVDAEALCGATGFDISLAKDPDARISMRLETDLWDTAARLSGDDWFGISVAKRVRAGDFDVLDYAVRTAPTLEASLRRLQRYNRLVHDAATFELAYRGDSLCVEHRLPQPLKQSRHAAEFTLASLVVIGGQLIGREIAVIRVSFHHAPPPRSTLDAYLNVFGVVPSFGGDCNLVELPRSVTDLGIPNTDPKLSSLLQRHAEALLAQRPPKRETTTDEVRRVLTQALGSDPREARLSAVAARLKLSDRSLQRRLADEGAQFDQVLEGLRRDLAQHYLEDPRIGLAEIGYLLGYSEPSAFHRAFKRWTGQTPAMARAQLRDPPRH; translated from the coding sequence GTGTCTGCAGCGGTCGGAGCGCTGATCGTCCAGAGCGCCGCAGCCTTCGGAGTCGATGCCGAGGCGCTGTGCGGGGCCACGGGCTTCGACATCAGCCTCGCCAAAGATCCCGACGCACGGATCAGCATGCGCCTCGAGACCGACCTCTGGGACACCGCGGCGCGGCTCAGCGGGGACGACTGGTTCGGCATCTCAGTGGCGAAGCGGGTGCGGGCCGGAGACTTCGACGTCCTCGACTACGCCGTCCGCACCGCTCCCACCCTGGAGGCCTCCCTACGGCGCCTCCAGCGTTACAACCGCCTGGTCCACGATGCAGCAACCTTCGAGCTCGCCTACCGTGGAGACTCCCTCTGCGTGGAACACCGCCTGCCCCAACCGCTGAAGCAGTCACGCCACGCCGCAGAGTTCACCCTCGCCTCTCTGGTTGTCATTGGGGGTCAGCTCATCGGGCGTGAGATCGCAGTGATTCGTGTGAGCTTCCATCACGCGCCGCCACCAAGGTCGACACTGGACGCGTATCTCAATGTGTTTGGAGTAGTGCCGAGTTTCGGCGGCGACTGCAACCTGGTCGAGCTGCCGAGGAGTGTCACGGATCTCGGGATCCCAAACACCGACCCGAAGCTCTCCAGTCTGCTCCAACGCCACGCGGAGGCTCTCCTTGCCCAGCGCCCTCCGAAGCGCGAAACCACCACGGATGAAGTGAGGCGGGTCCTGACGCAAGCCTTGGGCAGCGACCCCCGTGAGGCTCGCCTCTCCGCCGTCGCTGCGCGCCTCAAGCTGAGCGACCGGAGCTTGCAGCGGCGGCTCGCGGACGAAGGCGCGCAGTTCGACCAAGTGTTGGAAGGCTTGCGACGCGACCTCGCGCAGCATTACCTCGAGGATCCACGGATCGGGCTTGCAGAGATAGGCTACTTGCTGGGTTACTCCGAACCCTCTGCGTTTCACCGCGCCTTCAAGCGCTGGACCGGGCAAACGCCAGCCATGGCGCGAGCGCAGCTACGAGATCCGCCGCGCCACTGA
- a CDS encoding STAS/SEC14 domain-containing protein yields the protein MLHITWHRQFSDAALDTAIARHDKIVGGLSSTYLTLHEAPDGAPSISARQRQRIRQWLDEGDRDGTHRQLRRAAFVTDSAIVRGVLTAVLWFGERHYPMKSFEKRTQALDWLRQA from the coding sequence GTGCTTCACATCACGTGGCACCGCCAGTTCTCCGACGCGGCGCTAGATACCGCGATCGCACGTCACGACAAGATCGTCGGAGGTCTGAGTTCGACCTACCTCACGCTCCACGAGGCTCCTGACGGCGCACCGAGCATCAGTGCGCGCCAGCGGCAGCGCATTCGCCAGTGGCTCGACGAAGGTGACCGCGACGGGACTCATCGCCAACTCAGGCGTGCAGCGTTCGTCACGGACTCGGCGATCGTGCGCGGCGTCCTCACCGCGGTCTTGTGGTTCGGCGAGCGTCACTACCCGATGAAGTCCTTCGAAAAGCGAACTCAAGCGCTGGACTGGCTCAGGCAAGCCTAG
- a CDS encoding Rrf2 family transcriptional regulator, with translation MSYPTSYSQAVLILVFVADKIRQGLYEHVPTRAVAESLGIPTPTVAKILQSLVRAGYIETQEGAKGGVRLALPASKISLADVLHAMELKRPLFQTHQRVRAKGERPTKAQAAIQSALTSAEGAMRQSLAQTSIEQLLTQFGK, from the coding sequence ATGAGCTACCCGACCAGCTACTCCCAAGCCGTTTTGATCCTGGTATTCGTGGCGGACAAGATCCGCCAGGGTTTGTACGAGCACGTTCCGACGCGTGCCGTGGCTGAATCCCTGGGGATCCCGACTCCAACGGTTGCCAAGATCCTGCAGAGCCTGGTGCGAGCCGGGTACATCGAAACCCAAGAGGGCGCCAAGGGCGGTGTTCGCCTGGCCCTACCCGCCAGCAAGATCTCCCTGGCGGATGTGCTTCACGCGATGGAGCTCAAGCGTCCGCTCTTTCAAACCCACCAGCGAGTGCGCGCCAAGGGGGAGCGCCCGACGAAGGCTCAGGCGGCGATCCAGAGCGCGCTGACTTCAGCCGAGGGCGCCATGCGCCAATCCCTCGCGCAGACCAGCATCGAGCAGCTGCTCACCCAGTTCGGGAAGTAG
- a CDS encoding GNAT family N-acetyltransferase: MHSRTYSTKSGEVLLRAMRTDDIDTLIALNKLCFPSMAEQNVVWNRGQLSNHLRVFPEGQLVVEKDGVVVGAAASLIVHMGTDPYRQHTYSGVTDGGFFHNHDPQGDTLYGADVYVHPDLQGTGVGRVLYDARRELCKRLNLRRILAGGRMYGYHEVASALTPEEYVASVEEGKRRDLVLSFQLREGFVVRGILKNYIRDPLSNNSATLIEWQNPDFKPSEDGDVRKVRVACVQYQVRRVNSFEEFADQTEYFVETASEYRADFVVFPELFSVQLLSQDSMKKLPSLDGIKRLTELETPFFDLMTRMAKDYGVHIVAGTHPIARDGVIYNVSPLFFPDGRHVIQPKLHITPSERKYWGITGGNELPVIQTPKAKVGILICYDSEFPEAARHLADEGAEIIFVPYCTDTREGHLRVRYCCQARAIENQVYVAAAGVIGNLPSVAAMDIHYGRAAVFTPSDFEFARDGVQAQADSNVEMLLVTDLDINDLYRSRMSGSVTPRLDRRRDLFEFRSRVKNSEFGPEESEPIDPGGDD, encoded by the coding sequence ATGCACTCGCGAACTTACTCCACGAAGTCTGGCGAGGTCCTGCTCAGGGCCATGCGCACCGACGACATCGACACCTTGATCGCGCTGAACAAGCTTTGCTTCCCAAGCATGGCGGAGCAGAACGTGGTGTGGAATCGCGGGCAGCTCTCGAATCACCTGCGGGTGTTCCCCGAAGGTCAGCTCGTGGTGGAGAAGGACGGTGTCGTCGTTGGCGCCGCCGCCAGCCTGATCGTCCACATGGGCACAGATCCCTACCGCCAGCACACGTACTCCGGCGTGACAGACGGCGGTTTCTTCCACAACCACGATCCCCAGGGAGACACGCTCTACGGCGCTGACGTGTACGTGCATCCGGACCTCCAGGGCACCGGCGTTGGCCGGGTGCTCTACGACGCGCGACGGGAACTGTGCAAGCGGCTCAACTTGCGTCGCATCCTCGCCGGCGGCCGCATGTATGGCTACCACGAAGTGGCGAGTGCACTCACCCCAGAGGAGTACGTTGCTTCCGTCGAAGAGGGTAAGCGCCGCGATCTGGTGTTGAGCTTTCAGCTGCGCGAAGGCTTCGTCGTTCGGGGGATCCTCAAGAACTACATCCGGGATCCCCTCAGCAACAACTCCGCGACGCTGATCGAGTGGCAGAACCCGGACTTCAAGCCCAGCGAGGATGGCGACGTACGCAAGGTGCGTGTCGCCTGCGTGCAGTACCAGGTGCGCCGCGTGAATAGCTTCGAAGAGTTCGCCGACCAGACGGAGTACTTCGTCGAGACTGCGTCAGAATACCGTGCGGATTTTGTCGTGTTCCCCGAGCTGTTCAGCGTGCAGCTGTTGAGTCAAGACAGCATGAAGAAGCTGCCGAGTCTCGACGGCATCAAGCGCTTGACGGAGCTCGAGACGCCGTTCTTCGATTTGATGACGCGCATGGCGAAGGACTACGGCGTGCACATCGTCGCGGGCACCCATCCCATCGCGCGGGACGGCGTGATCTACAATGTCTCTCCGCTGTTTTTCCCTGACGGCCGCCACGTGATTCAGCCGAAACTCCACATCACTCCTTCCGAGCGGAAATACTGGGGGATCACCGGTGGCAACGAGTTGCCCGTGATTCAGACGCCCAAGGCCAAGGTCGGCATCTTGATCTGCTACGACTCCGAGTTCCCGGAAGCTGCTCGTCACCTAGCGGACGAAGGCGCCGAGATCATCTTCGTGCCCTACTGCACGGACACGCGTGAAGGTCACCTTCGGGTGCGTTATTGCTGTCAGGCTCGCGCTATCGAGAACCAAGTCTACGTGGCTGCGGCGGGCGTGATTGGGAACCTGCCGAGCGTTGCGGCGATGGATATTCACTACGGCCGCGCCGCGGTGTTCACCCCGAGTGACTTCGAGTTCGCGCGCGACGGCGTGCAGGCTCAAGCAGACAGCAACGTCGAGATGCTGCTGGTCACCGATCTCGACATCAACGATCTATACCGCTCACGCATGAGCGGCAGCGTGACGCCGCGCCTTGACCGGCGCCGCGACTTGTTCGAGTTTCGTTCACGGGTGAAAAACAGCGAGTTTGGCCCGGAGGAATCGGAACCGATCGACCCGGGTGGTGACGACTGA
- a CDS encoding AAA family ATPase: MAQAPFLTRLALRDDAPLDATRFPGNLPFLRDLRIDFESPVTFLVGENGSGKSTVLEAIAALSNLPVHGGGRNELASSHAPGTHSDLAPYLRAAFRERPKDGYFFRAEFQAHFASLLDQRRVDPDFTLHGVPADPYPRYGGRSLHTRSHGEAFLAMFETWLSPGLVLMDEPEAALSPQRQLALLGHMARLLRKDAAQFIIATHSPIFLTFPGARLLSFDSVPLSWISAQETSHVQITRSVLGNPERFWSQLLALEARKKR; encoded by the coding sequence GTGGCGCAGGCACCGTTTCTGACTCGGCTCGCGCTGCGCGACGACGCACCCCTCGACGCGACGCGTTTCCCCGGCAACCTGCCGTTCTTGCGGGATCTACGCATCGACTTCGAGTCGCCGGTCACGTTCCTCGTTGGAGAAAACGGCTCGGGCAAGTCCACGGTGCTCGAGGCGATAGCCGCGCTGAGCAACTTGCCGGTTCACGGCGGAGGGCGAAACGAGCTCGCATCGAGCCACGCCCCAGGCACACACAGCGACTTGGCACCGTACCTGCGAGCCGCGTTCAGGGAGCGCCCCAAAGACGGATACTTTTTCCGCGCGGAGTTCCAAGCCCACTTCGCGAGCTTGCTCGATCAACGCAGAGTCGACCCCGACTTCACCCTTCACGGGGTCCCCGCTGACCCTTACCCTCGCTACGGCGGGCGCTCGCTGCACACGCGCTCTCACGGCGAGGCATTCCTCGCCATGTTCGAGACCTGGCTCAGTCCCGGGCTCGTGCTGATGGACGAACCCGAGGCCGCGCTGTCGCCGCAACGTCAGCTCGCGCTGCTGGGACATATGGCGCGGCTTCTGCGGAAAGACGCCGCGCAGTTCATCATCGCCACCCACTCGCCGATCTTTCTCACGTTTCCCGGCGCGCGCCTGCTGTCCTTCGACTCAGTACCCTTGAGCTGGATCAGCGCTCAAGAGACCTCCCATGTGCAGATCACGCGCAGCGTCCTGGGCAACCCGGAGCGCTTCTGGTCCCAGCTGCTCGCACTGGAAGCTCGAAAAAAGCGCTAG